The following coding sequences lie in one Deltaproteobacteria bacterium genomic window:
- the nadA gene encoding quinolinate synthase NadA: protein MEQPYVDPRLDLEDEILRLKRERNAVILAHYYQESEIQGLADFIGDSLQLAQAARDTTADVIVFCGVHFMAETAKILNPTRTVLLPDLDAGCSLASGCPGDRFKAWRERHPGAVAISYINCTAEVKAASDIICTSSNAVKVVNSVPEGTPILFAPDRNLGRWLMQQTGREMILWPGSCIVHETFSERKLIALKAEHPTAQVIAHPECEPQVLAMADFIGSTTRLLEYAVNSPHATFIVVTEAGILTQMTKQAPHKTFVPAPPQAQCACNECPFMRLNTLEKLYVCLRDMSPELDMPVALREAAKAPIDRMLALS, encoded by the coding sequence ATGGAACAGCCCTACGTCGATCCACGGCTCGATCTCGAGGACGAGATCCTGCGCCTCAAGCGGGAGCGCAACGCGGTGATCCTCGCGCACTACTACCAGGAGAGCGAGATCCAGGGCTTGGCGGACTTCATCGGCGACTCGCTGCAGCTGGCCCAGGCCGCGCGCGACACCACCGCCGACGTCATCGTGTTCTGCGGCGTCCACTTCATGGCCGAGACCGCGAAGATCCTCAATCCCACGCGGACGGTGCTCTTGCCCGACCTCGACGCGGGTTGCTCGCTCGCCAGCGGCTGCCCCGGCGATCGGTTCAAGGCCTGGCGCGAGCGCCACCCGGGTGCGGTCGCCATCAGCTACATCAACTGCACCGCCGAGGTGAAGGCCGCCAGCGACATCATCTGCACCTCGTCGAACGCAGTGAAGGTGGTGAACTCGGTGCCCGAGGGCACACCGATCCTGTTCGCACCCGACCGCAACCTCGGCCGCTGGCTCATGCAGCAGACCGGCCGCGAGATGATCCTGTGGCCGGGCTCGTGCATCGTGCACGAGACCTTCAGCGAGCGAAAGCTGATCGCGCTCAAGGCCGAGCACCCGACCGCCCAGGTCATCGCGCACCCCGAGTGCGAGCCGCAGGTGCTGGCGATGGCCGACTTCATCGGCTCGACCACGAGGCTGCTCGAGTACGCCGTGAACTCGCCGCACGCCACATTCATCGTCGTGACCGAGGCCGGCATCCTCACACAGATGACCAAGCAGGCCCCGCACAAGACCTTCGTGCCCGCGCCGCCGCAGGCCCAGTGCGCGTGCAACGAGTGCCCCTTCATGCGGCTCAACACGCTCGAGAAGCTCTACGTGTGCCTGCGTGACATGTCGCCCGAGCTCGACATGCCGGTCGCGCTGCGCGAGGCCGCCAAGGCGCCGATCGACCGCATGCTCGCGCTGTCGTAG
- a CDS encoding efflux RND transporter periplasmic adaptor subunit, with amino-acid sequence MTRTFTLASAALLTTLILPLGGCTKAKTAEVVQRDEAAPVDIHVAAVRKIIRPAELVLDGTLLADEESRVTSVVSGRVVEVFVERGSRVEADAPLIRLRDVDYELAAKAARDQLAQARARLGIKANGGAPSPETLPDVQAAKAEAKLAQSELERSEKLVTSGAVSASDLDQLRTRAASAQDRYQSALNSARAQVAAVSAAKTSLEQAQTQRDEALVRAPFAGEIADRLVSVGEYVSPQTALVHLVRVQPLRIELAVPQQHLQQVQPGQKVTLRIDAIAERTFEATVRYVSASVERNTRALTVEAVVPNDDGVLRPGLFATARLQTGERQTVSELPAEAVRTAAGVSRVFVVNGSSITERVVSIADRVGDKIIIAEGLGEGERVAIDGFDKLGDGVAVNVLDAE; translated from the coding sequence ATGACACGCACGTTCACCCTCGCGAGCGCAGCTCTGCTGACGACGCTCATCCTCCCGCTCGGCGGCTGCACCAAGGCGAAGACCGCCGAGGTGGTCCAGCGCGACGAGGCCGCGCCGGTCGACATCCACGTCGCGGCGGTGCGCAAGATCATCCGCCCGGCCGAGCTCGTGCTCGACGGTACCCTGCTCGCCGACGAAGAGTCGCGTGTGACTTCGGTGGTCTCGGGCCGCGTGGTCGAGGTCTTCGTGGAGCGTGGCAGCCGGGTCGAGGCCGACGCGCCGCTCATCCGCCTGCGCGACGTCGACTACGAGCTCGCGGCCAAGGCCGCGCGGGACCAGCTCGCACAGGCGCGCGCGCGCCTCGGCATCAAGGCCAACGGCGGCGCCCCCTCGCCCGAGACCCTGCCCGACGTGCAGGCGGCCAAGGCCGAGGCCAAGCTGGCACAGAGCGAGCTCGAGCGCAGCGAGAAGCTCGTCACCAGCGGCGCGGTCTCGGCCAGCGATCTCGATCAGCTCCGCACGCGCGCGGCGTCGGCACAGGACCGCTACCAGAGCGCGCTGAACTCCGCGCGCGCGCAGGTCGCCGCGGTCTCCGCCGCCAAGACCTCGCTCGAGCAGGCGCAGACCCAGCGCGACGAGGCGCTGGTGCGAGCCCCGTTCGCGGGCGAGATCGCCGACCGCCTGGTCTCGGTCGGCGAGTACGTCTCGCCGCAGACCGCGTTGGTGCACCTGGTCCGCGTGCAGCCGCTACGCATCGAGCTCGCGGTCCCGCAGCAGCACCTGCAGCAGGTACAGCCCGGTCAGAAGGTGACACTGCGCATCGACGCGATCGCCGAGCGTACCTTCGAAGCCACCGTGCGCTACGTCAGTGCGTCGGTCGAGCGCAACACCCGTGCGCTCACCGTCGAGGCGGTGGTACCCAACGACGACGGCGTGCTGCGCCCAGGCCTGTTCGCCACCGCACGGCTGCAGACCGGCGAGCGGCAGACCGTGAGCGAGCTGCCCGCCGAAGCGGTCCGTACCGCCGCGGGCGTGTCGCGGGTGTTCGTCGTCAACGGCAGCAGCATCACCGAGCGTGTGGTCTCGATCGCCGATCGCGTCGGCGACAAGATCATCATCGCCGAGGGCCTCGGCGAGGGCGAACGCGTGGCGATCGACGGCTTCGACAAGCTGGGCGATGGCGTCGCGGTGAACGTGCTGGACGCGGAGTAG
- a CDS encoding polysaccharide deacetylase family protein, which yields MRLASLALAALALVACHRATASPSTTTPSSMVVAMPARATVDPTPAPTDATPQPIRVAITVDDLPSHGPRPPGVTRLQVHERLLAAFAAHHVPQVYGFINGGREADGDDERASLAAWVAAGQPLGNHTFSHPRLRDIGLAAYLKEIDANEAVLAPLMGDDRWRVFRYPYLFEGTDRATTTAIREHLAKTRHRVAEVTIDFYDWAFNPPYVRCLANHDDTAVQALRDTFLRHAIRVLQWNEAASREIWGRPVAHILLLHVGAFDAEMIEPLLQAYEDLGVQWISLDEALEDPIYAHVPTADGVTQGTLVDLAIEVEHAPHPPWFEHPDALLAALCKEPQPPQPRPSSRRR from the coding sequence GTGCGTCTTGCCTCGCTCGCACTCGCTGCCCTCGCGCTGGTCGCCTGCCACCGCGCGACGGCGTCCCCATCGACCACCACGCCGTCGAGCATGGTGGTGGCCATGCCAGCACGCGCGACGGTGGACCCGACGCCGGCGCCCACCGACGCGACGCCGCAGCCGATCCGCGTGGCGATCACCGTCGACGATCTGCCCTCGCACGGCCCGCGTCCCCCCGGCGTCACTCGGCTGCAGGTGCACGAGCGATTGCTCGCGGCGTTCGCGGCCCACCACGTGCCGCAGGTGTACGGCTTCATCAATGGCGGTCGCGAGGCCGACGGCGACGACGAGCGCGCGTCGCTGGCCGCGTGGGTCGCCGCCGGCCAGCCGCTTGGCAATCACACCTTCTCGCATCCGCGGCTGCGCGACATCGGCCTGGCGGCGTACCTGAAGGAGATCGACGCCAACGAGGCCGTGCTCGCGCCGCTCATGGGCGACGATCGCTGGCGGGTGTTCCGCTATCCCTACCTCTTCGAGGGCACCGATCGCGCCACCACCACGGCGATCCGCGAGCACCTCGCGAAGACCCGGCATCGCGTCGCCGAGGTCACGATCGACTTCTACGACTGGGCGTTCAACCCGCCCTACGTGCGCTGTCTGGCCAACCACGACGACACCGCCGTGCAGGCGCTGCGCGACACGTTCCTGCGCCACGCCATCCGCGTGCTGCAGTGGAACGAGGCCGCGAGCCGAGAGATCTGGGGCCGCCCGGTGGCGCACATCCTGTTGCTGCACGTCGGCGCGTTCGATGCCGAGATGATCGAGCCGCTGCTGCAGGCGTACGAGGACCTGGGCGTGCAGTGGATCTCCCTCGACGAGGCGCTCGAGGACCCCATCTACGCGCACGTTCCGACCGCCGACGGCGTCACCCAGGGCACGCTGGTCGATCTGGCCATCGAGGTGGAGCACGCGCCGCATCCACCATGGTTCGAGCACCCCGATGCACTGCTGGCTGCGCTGTGCAAGGAGCCGCAGCCGCCCCAGCCGCGACCCTCGAGCCGGCGTCGATGA
- a CDS encoding DUF2167 domain-containing protein, whose protein sequence is MLGTMRNVATWMVGCSLVLAAGSLAQAKPKRSKAPAEVVEAAPEPAAGTIAAAAKEDPVLAAQLARLDAEVRTRIEAMTTEAFDAAFMTPEHSRTYEQETVVALMTAVQTVGEAAGANPELAALVTQLPAPLRARIEAMPMPRLQALIEQGPAAASPEDRELLEAFDAAAGAAFEAQLSYQHGSIALPDAGATLELGEGFRFLGPDDAERVLTEAWSNPPSDAKPLGMIVPAGMGVSARDGFGVVVTYVADGHVDDDDAEDIDYDELLAQMRTQDAADNRAREAAGLPSLTLAGWAKTPHYDAEHHRLYWARELHTPDAPATLNYDVRVLGRTGVLSLNAVGTMDQLEQIDPAMETLLAKVTFEQGARYDDFDPDIDQVAAYGIGGLIAGKVLLKTGLLAGLFKVLLAGKKLLLLLGAGIVAAVGAIFRKRKA, encoded by the coding sequence ATGCTCGGCACCATGCGCAACGTCGCGACCTGGATGGTCGGTTGTTCCCTCGTGCTCGCCGCGGGTTCGCTCGCGCAGGCCAAGCCCAAGCGTTCGAAGGCACCGGCCGAGGTCGTCGAGGCGGCCCCGGAGCCCGCCGCAGGCACCATCGCGGCGGCGGCCAAGGAGGATCCGGTGCTCGCCGCACAGCTCGCGCGGCTCGACGCCGAGGTGCGCACGCGCATCGAGGCGATGACGACCGAGGCCTTCGACGCCGCGTTCATGACGCCCGAGCACAGCCGGACCTACGAGCAGGAGACCGTCGTGGCGCTGATGACCGCGGTGCAGACGGTCGGTGAGGCGGCCGGTGCCAACCCCGAGCTCGCTGCGCTGGTGACCCAGCTCCCGGCCCCGCTGCGTGCCCGCATCGAGGCCATGCCGATGCCGCGGTTGCAGGCGCTCATCGAGCAGGGCCCTGCCGCCGCGAGCCCGGAGGACCGCGAGCTGCTCGAGGCCTTCGATGCCGCCGCCGGGGCTGCCTTCGAGGCCCAGCTGAGCTACCAGCACGGCAGCATCGCGCTGCCCGATGCCGGCGCCACGCTCGAGCTCGGCGAGGGCTTTCGCTTCCTCGGGCCGGACGACGCCGAGCGCGTGCTGACCGAGGCGTGGTCGAACCCGCCGTCGGACGCCAAGCCGCTCGGGATGATCGTGCCCGCGGGCATGGGTGTGTCGGCGCGCGACGGCTTCGGCGTGGTCGTGACCTACGTCGCCGACGGCCACGTCGACGACGACGACGCCGAGGACATCGACTACGACGAGCTCCTGGCACAGATGCGCACGCAGGACGCCGCCGACAACCGCGCGCGTGAGGCCGCCGGCCTGCCGTCCCTGACCCTCGCCGGCTGGGCCAAGACGCCGCACTACGACGCCGAGCACCACCGGCTGTACTGGGCCCGCGAGCTGCACACGCCCGACGCACCCGCGACGCTCAACTACGACGTGCGCGTGCTCGGTCGCACCGGCGTGCTGTCGCTGAACGCGGTCGGCACCATGGACCAGCTCGAGCAGATCGATCCCGCGATGGAGACGCTGCTGGCCAAGGTCACCTTCGAGCAGGGCGCGCGCTACGACGACTTCGATCCCGACATCGACCAGGTCGCGGCGTACGGCATCGGTGGGCTCATCGCCGGCAAGGTGCTGCTCAAGACCGGCTTGCTCGCGGGCCTCTTCAAGGTCTTGCTCGCGGGCAAGAAGCTGCTGCTGCTGCTGGGCGCTGGCATCGTCGCCGCGGTGGGTGCGATCTTCCGCAAGCGCAAGGCTTAG
- a CDS encoding TetR/AcrR family transcriptional regulator, whose protein sequence is MPRSTKENAELREVRRRHILDAALRVFAAKGLARAKVADIAREANFSHGLLYHYFAGKEAVFEALVAEVMERIDADLAPTTERAIDRITASITRRCEMLDGPDPVRVVMHAVFQGEVGTPELRARLSKHMVRLRRRLRDLIARAQREGDIDPNIDADEIGRLLMFLFRGLSIDVPHHPLPRPAAETILHLLAPGRRGAPRWAAQTTTRSRRTGT, encoded by the coding sequence ATGCCCCGCTCCACCAAAGAGAACGCCGAGCTCCGTGAGGTGCGTCGCCGCCACATCCTCGATGCGGCGCTGCGCGTGTTCGCAGCCAAGGGCCTCGCACGCGCGAAGGTGGCCGACATCGCCCGTGAGGCGAACTTCAGCCACGGCCTGCTGTACCACTACTTCGCCGGCAAGGAGGCCGTGTTCGAGGCGCTGGTGGCCGAGGTCATGGAGCGCATCGACGCCGATCTGGCCCCCACCACCGAGCGGGCGATCGATCGCATCACGGCCTCGATCACGCGGCGCTGCGAGATGCTCGATGGGCCCGACCCGGTACGGGTCGTGATGCATGCGGTCTTCCAGGGCGAAGTCGGCACCCCCGAGCTCCGCGCGCGCCTGAGCAAGCACATGGTTCGCCTCCGTCGCCGCCTTCGCGACCTCATCGCGCGGGCGCAACGCGAAGGTGACATCGATCCGAACATCGACGCCGACGAGATCGGCCGACTGCTGATGTTCCTCTTCCGCGGCCTGTCGATCGACGTGCCGCACCATCCGCTACCGCGCCCGGCCGCGGAGACCATTCTGCACCTGCTGGCCCCCGGCCGGCGCGGCGCCCCGCGCTGGGCCGCGCAAACCACGACTCGTTCACGGCGAACCGGAACATGA
- a CDS encoding mechanosensitive ion channel family protein, protein MAFAFAFALAGHAHAGPATPATPSEKAEQEPIAAPDSPQAVVDAFLELGDRGEFEEAAAYVDLGRGDAAQGPELARRLHAVLSRSASINPELLSGKPEGDVADGLPRTVERIGEIVPEGGDEAEAVDVLLQRRSRGTPRWVFSRKTVQNVDAWYESLHDRWLIDNLPEPLLRTGWGGLAYWQWLALPGWLALAWFAGWALGRITRRMVGPLVARTRTEADDMLLRRFSGPLTLLWTLAVCRVTLPLLSLLPRPEALMHEIFGAVLVLLVFWGALRAVDLLADMVNRSSWAAARSGTKALLPLASRIVKVVVGALAIVAVFAKLDYPIASLLAGLGIGGLAVALAAQKSFENLIGAFAIGADQPFREGDFVRVEDFVGTVEAIGLRSTRFRTLDRTVITIPNGKLADMRLETLAARDRLRLACTLGLTYGTTEAQIREMLEGLRTILAEHPKTWKDNIMVRFVGFGASSLDLEIMVWFATSDWNEFVALREDVLLAFMGVVERAGSSFAFPTRTVHLVHDAVGERPAGPG, encoded by the coding sequence ATGGCGTTCGCGTTCGCGTTCGCGCTCGCTGGCCACGCCCATGCGGGCCCCGCGACCCCGGCGACCCCGTCCGAGAAGGCGGAGCAGGAGCCGATCGCCGCGCCCGACTCGCCGCAGGCGGTCGTCGACGCGTTCCTCGAGCTGGGCGATCGCGGCGAGTTCGAGGAGGCTGCTGCCTATGTCGATCTCGGGCGTGGCGACGCAGCTCAGGGCCCCGAGCTCGCGCGACGGCTGCACGCGGTGCTGTCGCGGTCCGCCTCGATCAACCCCGAGCTGCTGTCGGGCAAGCCCGAGGGCGATGTTGCCGACGGCCTGCCGCGCACGGTCGAGCGCATCGGGGAGATCGTCCCCGAGGGCGGCGACGAGGCCGAGGCGGTCGACGTGCTGCTGCAGCGTCGCAGCCGCGGGACCCCACGCTGGGTGTTCTCGCGCAAGACCGTGCAGAACGTCGATGCGTGGTACGAGTCGCTGCACGATCGCTGGCTGATCGACAACTTGCCCGAGCCGCTGCTGCGCACCGGCTGGGGCGGCCTCGCGTACTGGCAGTGGCTCGCGCTGCCGGGCTGGCTCGCGTTGGCGTGGTTCGCCGGCTGGGCGCTGGGCCGCATCACGCGACGCATGGTCGGACCGCTGGTCGCGCGCACGCGGACCGAGGCCGACGACATGCTGCTACGGCGGTTCTCTGGCCCGCTCACGCTGCTGTGGACGCTGGCGGTGTGCCGCGTGACGCTGCCGCTGCTGTCGCTGCTGCCGCGCCCGGAGGCGCTGATGCACGAGATCTTCGGCGCGGTGCTGGTGCTGCTGGTGTTCTGGGGGGCGCTGCGCGCGGTCGATCTCCTCGCCGACATGGTCAACCGCTCCAGCTGGGCCGCGGCGCGCAGCGGCACCAAGGCCCTGCTGCCGCTGGCCTCTCGCATCGTCAAGGTCGTGGTCGGTGCGCTCGCGATCGTCGCGGTGTTCGCCAAGCTCGACTACCCCATCGCGAGCCTGCTCGCGGGCCTCGGCATCGGCGGTCTCGCGGTCGCTCTGGCCGCGCAGAAGAGCTTCGAGAACCTCATCGGTGCGTTCGCGATCGGGGCCGATCAGCCCTTCCGCGAGGGCGACTTCGTGCGGGTCGAGGACTTCGTCGGCACCGTCGAGGCCATCGGCCTGCGATCGACCCGGTTTCGCACCCTCGATCGTACCGTCATCACGATCCCCAACGGCAAGCTCGCCGACATGCGACTCGAGACCTTGGCTGCCCGCGATCGCCTGCGCCTGGCGTGCACGCTCGGCCTCACCTACGGCACCACCGAGGCGCAGATCCGCGAGATGCTCGAGGGCCTGCGCACGATCCTCGCCGAGCACCCCAAGACGTGGAAGGACAACATCATGGTCCGCTTCGTCGGCTTCGGCGCCTCGTCGCTCGACCTCGAGATCATGGTGTGGTTCGCGACCTCGGACTGGAACGAGTTCGTCGCGCTGCGCGAGGACGTGCTGCTGGCGTTCATGGGCGTGGTCGAGCGCGCGGGCAGCTCGTTCGCGTTCCCGACCCGCACGGTGCACCTCGTGCACGATGCCGTGGGCGAGCGACCCGCCGGCCCGGGCTGA
- a CDS encoding efflux RND transporter permease subunit — MQWLARICVRHPVFTWVLVLALSVFGIASVSELGVDRFPKIDFPAIVVTTVLPGASPEQIETEVTERIEEQLNSIAGLDELTSNSYEGFSVVMARFDLEKSLGEASEEVRDRVARVVSTLPEGVEQPRVERIDPDAAPVMLVAVRSTRSLLEVTDYADRVIRRRIESLGGVGGISLSGSREREIQVVVDPRKLAGVDLTVRDVQRALAAENVEIPGGNVDQGERTLQLRVAGRIADPREFEAIPVALRGGTVIRIRDVAAVRDVGRDPESFATIDGESVVVLNVRKQSGANTVAVVEALRERIAEVEREIPPSYRLEIVRDESEFISNSIHAVEEHLVIGSIFAALVVLAFLRNGRSTIIAALAIPISIISTFTLINALGLTLNMITLLGLTLSVGIVIDDAIVVLENIVRFIEEKGYSPSRAAVVATQEIGLAVLATSLSLIAVFLPIAFMSGIIGRFMGSFGFTMSFSILVSMFVSFTLTPMLCARWLKGPVRPQHPAGEAAPMAPHDVGHPVAAAVTVPLDDDDMGFIPDPAPGDRKLERAEFRAWARGERTVAQVLAAGGHQEHNGRFYRLLETGYLRLLAWSMRYRWAVAIVLVAAMASLGPLIKATPKNFLPNEDESRFEITIRAPEGTALAQTALFGERLARAVKTQPEVTTTVLTVGAPAGDLSGRGPNQASLYVRMIPADQRELSQDEFIVKVREEVLAGVLPDDVTVLISPIAPFGGSGQQAAPVQYIISGPDIAKLDEYTQEMLRRVREIPGVSEASTSLITGRPAYAVRVDRRRAADLGVSIAEVANALRLLVGGLAVSDFSESGERYDVIVRAELGARGRPEQIAQMTVASQTGRPVRLSDVATIEETTGPAVITHFGRERQATIFINTLPGSSEQDIIDALERIRVELDLEPGYRGQLYGRSRELGRAMQSFLVAVILSFTFMYLVLAAQFESWLLPVTIMASLPLTLPFAVFSLLVLGQSLNLYSMLGVMVLFGVVKKNSILQIDHMRTLRRKGLSRADAVMIGNRDRLRPILMTTIAFVAGMVPLLVSSGAGSGTNRAMGSVIAGGQTLSLLLTLVATPVIYSWLDDLAHSRVAGWIGTGLSWPLVQIDRLVSRKPQPHPVVTQTSKTVPAPAAPRTRAHRPEPDDRDG; from the coding sequence ATGCAGTGGCTCGCACGCATCTGTGTTCGGCACCCCGTGTTCACGTGGGTGCTGGTGCTCGCACTCTCGGTGTTCGGCATCGCCAGCGTCTCGGAGCTCGGCGTCGACCGATTCCCCAAGATCGACTTTCCCGCGATCGTGGTGACCACGGTATTGCCCGGCGCGTCGCCGGAGCAGATCGAGACCGAAGTCACCGAGCGCATCGAAGAGCAGCTGAACTCGATCGCCGGTCTCGACGAGCTGACCTCGAACTCGTACGAGGGCTTCAGCGTCGTGATGGCGCGCTTCGACCTCGAGAAGAGCCTCGGCGAGGCCTCCGAGGAGGTCCGCGACCGCGTCGCCCGCGTGGTCTCGACGCTGCCCGAGGGTGTCGAGCAGCCCCGGGTCGAGCGCATCGATCCCGACGCGGCGCCGGTCATGTTGGTCGCCGTCCGCAGCACCCGCTCGCTGCTCGAGGTCACCGACTACGCCGACCGCGTCATCCGCCGACGCATCGAGTCGCTCGGCGGCGTCGGTGGCATCTCGCTCTCGGGCAGCCGTGAGCGCGAGATCCAGGTGGTGGTCGATCCGCGCAAGCTGGCCGGCGTCGACCTCACCGTGCGCGACGTCCAGCGCGCGCTGGCAGCCGAGAATGTCGAGATTCCCGGCGGCAACGTCGACCAGGGCGAGCGCACACTGCAGCTGCGCGTGGCCGGCCGCATCGCCGATCCCCGCGAGTTCGAGGCCATCCCGGTGGCGCTGCGCGGTGGCACCGTCATCCGCATCCGCGACGTCGCGGCGGTGCGTGACGTCGGCCGCGACCCGGAGTCGTTCGCCACCATCGACGGCGAGTCGGTGGTCGTGCTGAACGTGCGCAAGCAGTCGGGCGCCAACACCGTCGCGGTGGTCGAGGCCCTGCGCGAGCGCATCGCCGAGGTCGAGCGCGAGATCCCGCCGAGCTATCGGCTCGAGATCGTGCGCGACGAGAGCGAGTTCATCTCGAACTCCATCCACGCCGTCGAGGAGCACCTCGTCATCGGCTCGATCTTCGCGGCGCTGGTGGTGTTGGCGTTCCTGCGCAACGGTCGCTCGACCATCATCGCGGCGCTGGCGATCCCCATCTCCATCATCTCGACCTTCACGCTGATCAACGCGCTGGGCCTCACGCTCAACATGATCACGCTGCTGGGCCTCACGCTGTCGGTCGGTATCGTCATCGACGACGCGATCGTGGTGCTCGAGAACATCGTGCGGTTCATCGAGGAGAAGGGCTACTCCCCCAGTCGTGCTGCGGTCGTGGCGACCCAGGAGATCGGGCTCGCGGTGCTGGCGACCTCGCTGTCGCTGATCGCGGTGTTCCTGCCGATCGCGTTCATGAGCGGCATCATCGGCCGCTTCATGGGCAGCTTCGGCTTCACGATGTCGTTCTCGATCCTGGTGTCGATGTTCGTGTCGTTCACGCTGACGCCGATGTTGTGTGCGCGCTGGCTCAAGGGGCCCGTGCGTCCGCAGCACCCCGCCGGCGAGGCCGCACCGATGGCACCCCACGACGTCGGCCATCCCGTCGCCGCTGCGGTCACGGTGCCGCTCGACGACGACGACATGGGCTTCATCCCCGACCCGGCCCCGGGCGATCGCAAGCTCGAGCGGGCGGAGTTCCGCGCGTGGGCCCGAGGTGAGCGCACGGTCGCGCAAGTGCTCGCCGCCGGCGGCCACCAGGAGCACAACGGTCGCTTCTATCGCTTGCTCGAGACCGGCTACCTGCGCCTGTTGGCGTGGTCGATGCGCTATCGCTGGGCGGTCGCGATCGTGCTGGTCGCGGCCATGGCCTCGCTGGGCCCGCTCATCAAGGCCACGCCGAAGAACTTCCTGCCGAACGAGGACGAGTCGCGCTTCGAGATCACGATCCGCGCCCCCGAGGGCACCGCGCTGGCTCAGACCGCGCTGTTCGGTGAACGCCTGGCGCGGGCGGTGAAGACCCAGCCCGAGGTCACGACCACCGTGCTCACCGTCGGCGCACCCGCAGGTGACCTGTCGGGTCGCGGGCCCAACCAGGCTTCGCTGTACGTTCGCATGATCCCGGCCGACCAGCGCGAGCTCTCGCAGGACGAGTTCATCGTGAAGGTCCGCGAGGAGGTGCTCGCGGGCGTGCTGCCCGACGACGTGACCGTGCTGATCTCGCCGATCGCCCCGTTCGGCGGCTCCGGCCAGCAGGCCGCACCGGTGCAGTACATCATCTCGGGCCCCGACATCGCGAAGCTCGACGAGTACACGCAGGAGATGCTGCGCCGCGTGCGGGAGATCCCCGGCGTGAGCGAGGCCAGCACGTCGCTCATCACCGGCCGCCCGGCGTATGCGGTCCGGGTCGACCGTCGGCGCGCCGCCGACCTCGGGGTCTCGATCGCCGAGGTCGCCAACGCGTTGCGTCTGCTGGTCGGTGGCCTCGCGGTCAGCGACTTCAGCGAGTCGGGCGAGCGCTACGACGTCATCGTCCGTGCCGAGCTCGGCGCGCGCGGTCGGCCCGAGCAGATCGCCCAGATGACGGTGGCGTCGCAGACCGGACGTCCGGTGCGACTGTCCGACGTCGCGACCATCGAGGAGACCACCGGCCCGGCGGTCATCACCCACTTCGGCCGCGAGCGGCAAGCGACGATCTTCATCAACACCCTGCCCGGCTCTTCGGAGCAAGACATCATCGACGCGCTCGAGCGCATCCGCGTCGAGCTCGACCTCGAGCCCGGCTACCGCGGCCAGCTCTATGGTCGATCGCGCGAGCTCGGTCGCGCGATGCAGAGCTTCTTGGTGGCGGTGATCCTGTCGTTCACCTTCATGTACCTGGTGCTCGCGGCGCAGTTCGAGAGCTGGCTGCTGCCCGTCACGATCATGGCCTCGCTACCGCTGACGCTGCCGTTCGCGGTGTTCTCGCTGCTCGTGCTCGGACAGTCGCTGAACCTCTACTCGATGCTCGGCGTGATGGTGTTGTTCGGCGTGGTGAAGAAGAACTCGATCCTGCAGATCGATCACATGCGGACGCTGCGTCGCAAGGGCCTCTCCCGCGCCGACGCCGTGATGATCGGCAACCGCGATCGACTGCGGCCCATCCTCATGACGACGATCGCGTTCGTCGCCGGCATGGTCCCGCTGCTGGTCTCGAGCGGCGCGGGCTCGGGCACCAACCGTGCGATGGGCTCGGTCATCGCCGGCGGCCAGACGCTGTCGCTGCTGCTCACCCTGGTCGCCACGCCGGTCATCTACAGCTGGCTCGACGACCTCGCGCACTCGCGGGTCGCCGGCTGGATCGGCACCGGGCTGAGCTGGCCGTTGGTGCAGATCGATCGCCTGGTGAGTCGCAAGCCACAGCCGCACCCGGTGGTGACGCAGACGAGCAAGACCGTGCCGGCTCCCGCGGCCCCGCGGACGCGGGCGCATCGCCCCGAGCCAGACGATCGCGACGGCTAG